One Aspergillus oryzae RIB40 DNA, chromosome 2 genomic window carries:
- a CDS encoding uncharacterized protein (predicted protein), with product MSNTVPNRDIQTRPTLRLRGKGANELKEPRISEHPRDGPWMPDPSGLENELAVQPPDTKPATGVTMDEYRASFKVDRQEASKKMRELKAENRLDEVELQWAVIMWNSVDMMRTDGWSEDEIESALERYYAGPQ from the coding sequence ATGTCAAACACCGTACCAAACCGTGACATCCAGACCAGACCCACCCTTCGCCTAAGAGGCAAGGGTGCAAATGAGCTGAAAGAACCCCGGATTTCAGAGCATCCGCGGGATGGACCGTGGATGCCAGATCCAAGTGGGTTGGAAAACGAGTTAGCGGTCCAGCCACCCGACACAAAGCCTGCAACAGGAGTCACCATGGACGAATACAGAGCTTCGTTCAAAGTGGACCGACAAGAGGCAAGCAAAAAAATGAGGGAGCTCAAAGCAGAGAACAGGCTTGATGAGGTCGAGCTTCAGTGGGCCGTTATAATGTGGAATTCAGTCGATATGATGCGTACGGATGGTTGGTCTGAGGATGAGATCGAATCAGCCCTGGAAAGATACTATGCTGGTCCTCAATAG